A genomic stretch from Numida meleagris isolate 19003 breed g44 Domestic line chromosome 2, NumMel1.0, whole genome shotgun sequence includes:
- the PLEKHF2 gene encoding pleckstrin homology domain-containing family F member 2, which yields MVDRLANSEANTRRISIVENCFGAAGQPLTIPGRVLIGEGVLTKLCRKKPKARQFFLFNDILVYGNIVIQKKKYNKQHIIPLENVTIDSIQDEGDLRNGWLIKTPTKSFAVYAATATEKSEWMNHINKCVSDLLSKSGKTPSNEHAAVWVPDSEATVCMRCQKAKFTPVNRRHHCRKCGFVVCGPCSEKRFLLPSQSSKPVRICDFCYDLLSTGEMTACQSTRSDSYSQSPKSSLNDASDDDDDEDSSD from the coding sequence ATGGTGGATCGCTTGGCAAACAGCGAGGCAAATACTAGAAGAATAAGTATAGTGGAAAACTGCTTTGGAGCAGCCGGTCAGCCTTTGACTATCCCTGGTCGCGTTCTCATCGGAGAGGGAGTATTAACGAAGCTCTGTAGGAAGAAGCCCAAAGCGAGGCAGTTTTTCCTGTTCAATGACATTCTTGTTTACGGTAATATTGTCatccagaagaagaaatacaataaaCAGCACATCATCCCATTGGAGAACGTCACCATTGATTCCATCCAGGATGAGGGAGACTTGCGGAATGGGTGGCTCATCAAGACACCCACTAAGTCTTTTGCAGTTTATGCTGCCACAGCTACGGAGAAGTCTGAATGGATGAACCACATAAACAAGTGCGTTTCTGATTTGCTTTCCAAGAGTGGGAAGACTCCTAGTAATGAGCATGCAGCTGTCTGGGTGCCAGACTCGGAAGCCACTGTCTGCATGCGGtgtcagaaagcaaaatttacCCCCGTCAACCGTCGTCACCACTGCCGCAAGTGCGGCTTTGTCGTCTGCGGGCCTTGCTCTGAGAAGAGGTTCCTTCTCCCCAGCCAGTCTTCCAAGCCCGTGCGGATTTGCGACTTCTGCTATGATCTTCTTTCTACTGGGGAGATGACTGCTTGTCAGTCCACGAGATCAGACTCCTACAGCCAGTCGCCTAAGTCTTCTTTAAATGATGCAtctgatgatgatgatgatgaagacaGTAGTGATTAA